Proteins encoded by one window of Anguilla rostrata isolate EN2019 chromosome 9, ASM1855537v3, whole genome shotgun sequence:
- the LOC135263111 gene encoding zinc finger and SCAN domain-containing protein 2-like isoform X2: MKQENNEYVQLKDSHVAEDRQSLQDTQEEMKKEEGEDKQGFAVKTEFSAPELNENIVYFNQHTQNHSYGTSHMENFTTQGVTFHQKNQTEETYPCFPWANNIEKDLEAHLQSSTGRKSSFQQIPSGNKMYCCSHCGKRFNTSVKYVVHLQIHRRDGKEERPFSCPQCGKSFYREEGLKTHQQSHTGERAGGGPQTGRLAGTSGLTGHQQNDSAEKLQRCPQGYQSFTCQRPFWAHQQLHADKSFNSYCGEMLTDSGLKQRQEMNTGVTNGFIPSASNGQPLGEMLTGHTLNGSTLRPRASEYPVCTESFSGATNANVQMIRNTKSMFESEEKPIRSVKMPPQECIWAPKMEHHCDWELESKDQMKEEDNGHIPIADCMEDIPLLKIITLDEVKMEDGGESLILQSSTDLNSTPNYVNLRTPTVDRYNGSFPCATTSTAESVAPHRPVYTMLQHLHCGKSLIAEDNLRIHQQTHMSESCQFQQIPSVDKSYSCARCGKSFATLTNYFVHLQIHRGERPFSCSQCGKSYYKEESLKTHQQNHIGGKH; the protein is encoded by the exons ATGAAGCAGGAGAACAATGAATACGTGCAACTGAAAGACAGTCATGTAGCGGAGGATCGCCAGTCACTACAAGACACACAGgaggaaatgaaaaaggaagAGGGCGAGGACAAACAAGGCTTTGCTGTCAAAACAGAATTTTCTGCCCCAGAATTAAATGAGAATATTGTGTATTTTAACCAACACACCCAGAACCATTCTTATGGAACCAGTCATATGGAGAACTTCACCACACAAGGTGTTACATTCCATCAGAAAAATCAAACAGAAGAAACGTACCCTTGTTTTCCATGGGCAAACAACATAGAGAAGGACCTGGAAGCACACCTGCAAAGTTCTACAGGGAGAAAAAGCTCTTTTCAACAAATCCCTTCCGGAAACAAAATGTACTGTTGTTCCCACTGCGGGAAGAGGTTTAATACATCAGTGAAATACGTTGTTCATCTGCAGATTCATAGACGAGACGGGAAAGAAGAAAGGCCATTCAGCTGTccccagtgtgggaagagtttcTACAGAGAGGAGGGTCTGAAAACACACCAGCAGAGTCACACAGGAGAACGAGCAGGTGGAGGTCCTCAGACCGGGAGGCTTGCTGGAACATCAGGTCTGACCGGCCACCAGCAGAATGACTCAGCTGAGAAACTGCAACGCTGCCCCCAGGGTTACCAAAGCTTTACCTGTCAGAGGCCATTTTGGGCGCACCAACAACTTCACGCTGACAAAAGCTTTAACTCGTACTGTGGGGAGATGTTAACTGACTCTGGTCTGAAACAACGGCAGGAAATGAACACTGGTGTGACGAATGGCTTCATCCCCAGTGCCTCAAATGGACAGCCCTTAGGAGAGATGCTCACAGGACACACCCTGAATGGCTCTACTCTTAGACCTAGAGCCTCAGAGTATCCTGTGTGTACAGAGTCCTTTTCAGgtgccacaaatgcaaacgTGCAGATG ATTCGCAACACAAAGAGTATGTTTGAGAGTGAAGAGAAACCTATAAGATCTGTAAAAATGCCACCACAAGAATGTATCTGGGCACCAAAGATGGAACACCATTGTGACTGGGAATTAGAATCAAAGGATCAAATGAAAGAGGAGGATAATGGACACATTCCTATTGCTGATTGTATGGAAGATATCCCCCTActgaaaataattactttggATGAAGTGAAAATGGAGGATGGGGGTGAAAgtttaattcttcagtcatctaCAGACTTAAATAGCACCCCTAATTATGTCAATCTCAGAACTCCGACAGTGGACAGATATAATGGCTCCTTCCCCTGTGCCACAACTTCAACTGCAGAAAGCGTAGCTCCACATAGGCCAGTGTACACGATGCTCCAACacttgcattgtgggaaaagctTAATTGCAGAGGATAACCTCAGAATACACCAGCAAACTCACATGAGCGAGAGCTGCCAGTTTCAGCAAATCCCTTCAGTTGATAAGTCATATTCATGTGCACGCTGTGGGAAGAGCTTCGCGActttaacaaattattttgtgcaCCTGCAAattcacagaggagagagaccaTTTAGTTGCTCCCAATGTGGTAAAAGCTATTACAAGGAGGAGAGTCTGAAAACACACCAGCAAAATCACATTGGAGGGAAACACTGA
- the eif1axb gene encoding eukaryotic translation initiation factor 1A X-linked b, with amino-acid sequence MPKNKGKGGKNRRRGKNENESEKRELVFKEDGQEYAQVIKMLGNGRLEAMCFDGVKRLCHIRGKLRKKVWINTSDIILVGLRDYQDNKADVILKYNADEARSLKAYGELPEHAKINETDTFGPGDDDEIQFDDIGDDDEDIDDI; translated from the exons ATGCCCAAGAATAAAG GTAAGGGAGGTAAGAACCGTCGACGTGGTAAGAATGAGAATGAGTCTGAAAAGAGAGAGCTGGTGTTCAAGGAGGACGGCCAGG AGTACGCCCAGGTGATCAAGATGTTGGGCAATGGACGGCTGGAGGCCATGTGCTTTGACGGTGTTAAACGTCTCTGCCACATCCGGGGGAAGCTGCGGAAAAAG GTTTGGATAAACACGTCCGATATCATATTGGTGGGACTGAGAGATTATCAG gacaACAAAGCTGATGTCATTCTGAAGTATAATGCAGATGAGGCCAGGAGCCTGAAAGCCTACGGAGAGCTTCCTGAGCACG CTAAAATTAATGAGACGGATACCTTCGGACCTGGAGATGATGATGAAATTCAGTTTGATGACATTGGGGATGACGATGAGGACATTGATGAT ATTTAA
- the LOC135263111 gene encoding zinc finger protein 850-like isoform X1 — MALVKEESQEYELKQMLLNQQKWELKPIGKVKQEAHKPVPLDEGDFEDGFHLKIITLQEAKKEEVGDWDPDAFETSVELNTNARDVNQGLSSEGRLNESCDNGPSSLAAGENLAHSPIPTGENPYQCSQYGESVFKYDSLKTHTTQGDCVKLNGKKYCCSHCGKTFGTLIHFIVHQQIHRGDGRERPFHCSQCGKSFYREKGLKTHQQRHKGERPYRCSKCGKLFNVKSLLLSHQRSHTRERLYHCSKCARSFASKTNFERHMQMYLKEILYSCSQCKKNFSTECSLNRHKKTHIRKETNSYVKQLATKEKIYSCSHCSRTFTVLTHYIVHQQIHRGEGTGERPFCCKQCGKRFYREHGLKLHEESHRNEKIQCCSECGKSFRTESVLISHKCACIKKRHYCSKCGRSFSLKSTFESHMQMHSGQKKYNVSPSVKSQPAEHSHSRHKETHTGKVQVLGFQQAAPKTKSYSCSHCGRTFTTLTNYIVHQQIHRGEGREERPFCCSQCGKRFYREDSLKKHHQIHTGGRSHQCSQCGKSFRTKSVLLSHQNIHERQKLDHHLTHGGGFASESYSDQHIHMQSSERLHNCSWCREMFPTEYFLKRHKQSHCKKRSLWYFKQTQTKKYCCSNCGKVFTTLTNFVVHQQIHRTQGRAERPVYFSQSGKCFYRENGLKSHQQTLTGESSPENDRSLNTKTHFGKRTNEGLRSYHCSYCEKTFTTSSVLKQHQQIHIREGTGCDEHLQNATRETSLGDSCLANDNSASTKNSGGGKIVLGENGKRERQNTIHFETLPKFGVDDCSIEHRVHLERFSDLQNTETRDDTSERPHIGFDVIPLFYPEVCHTVESTRSTSAVKTGAVGAGEVLNIHNTGNSFESRERPRNSVEITSVPSNEETLECDLKPEVKHCKWRTVSVNEMKQENNEYVQLKDSHVAEDRQSLQDTQEEMKKEEGEDKQGFAVKTEFSAPELNENIVYFNQHTQNHSYGTSHMENFTTQGVTFHQKNQTEETYPCFPWANNIEKDLEAHLQSSTGRKSSFQQIPSGNKMYCCSHCGKRFNTSVKYVVHLQIHRRDGKEERPFSCPQCGKSFYREEGLKTHQQSHTGERAGGGPQTGRLAGTSGLTGHQQNDSAEKLQRCPQGYQSFTCQRPFWAHQQLHADKSFNSYCGEMLTDSGLKQRQEMNTGVTNGFIPSASNGQPLGEMLTGHTLNGSTLRPRASEYPVCTESFSGATNANVQMIRNTKSMFESEEKPIRSVKMPPQECIWAPKMEHHCDWELESKDQMKEEDNGHIPIADCMEDIPLLKIITLDEVKMEDGGESLILQSSTDLNSTPNYVNLRTPTVDRYNGSFPCATTSTAESVAPHRPVYTMLQHLHCGKSLIAEDNLRIHQQTHMSESCQFQQIPSVDKSYSCARCGKSFATLTNYFVHLQIHRGERPFSCSQCGKSYYKEESLKTHQQNHIGGKH; from the exons ATGGCTTTGGTCAAAGAAGAGTCTCAAGAATATGAATTGAAGCAAATGTTGTTAAACCAACAAAAATGGGAATTGAAACCAATTGGCAAAGTCAAACAAGAGGCTCACAAGCCTGTGCCCCTGGATGAGGGTGACTTTGAAGATGGTTTCCATCTAAAGATAATTACGTTGCAGGAAGCGAAAAAGGAGGAGGTGGGTGATTGGGACCCTGATGCCTTTGAAACTTCTGTGGAATTAAATACAAACGCTCGTGATGTTAATCAAGGACTCAGTTCGGAAGGGAGACTGAATGAGTCTTGTGACAATGGGCCAAGTTCCCTGGCAGCTGGGGAAAATCTTGCTCATTCACCCATTCCCACAGGAGAAAACCCATACCAGTGTTCGCAGTATGGGGAAAGTGTCTTCAAATATGATTCCCTGAAAACTCACACAACACAGGGAGACTGTGTAAAGCTGAATGGAAAGAAATATTGTTGCTCACACTGTGGGAAGACCTTTGGCAccttaatacattttattgtgcaCCAGCAAATTCACAGAGGAGATGGGAGAGAGCGGCCATTTCATTGCTCTCAGTGTGGAAAAAGTTTCTACCGGGAGAAGGGTCTTAAGACACATCAACAGAGACACAAAGGAGAGAGACCATACCGTTGCTCTAAATGTGGGAAGTTGTTCAATGTTAAGTCACTTTTGTTGAGTCATCAGCGTAGTCACACAAGAGAGAGACTATACCACTGCTCCAAGTGTGCTCGAAGTTTTGCTTCTAAAACAAATTTTGAAAGACACATGCAAATGTACTTAAAGGAGATACTGTATAGTTGttcacagtgtaaaaaaaacttctcaaCAGAATGCAGCTtgaacagacacaagaaaacgCATATCAGGAAGGAAACTAACAGTTATGTTAAACAATtagcaacaaaagaaaaaatatacagttgTTCCCACTGTTCCAGGACATTTACAGTATTGACACATTACATTGTTCACCAGCAAATTCACAGAGGCGAGGGGACTGGAGAAAGACCATTTTGCTGTAAGCAGTGTGGGAAAAGATTCTACAGGGAGCATGGACTGAAATTGCATGAGGAAAGTCACAGGAATGAGAAGATACAATGTTGTTCTGAGTGTGGGAAGTCTTTCAGAACAGAATCGGTTCTGATTAGTCACAAATGTGCTTGCATAAAGAAAAGACATTACTGCTCCAAATGTGGGAGAAGTTTTTCCTTAAAAAGTACTTTTGAAAGTCACATGCAGATGCACTCTGGacagaaaaaatacaatgtCTCTCCAAGTGTGAAAagccagccagcagagcacTCTCACAGCAGACACAAGGAAACACACACCGGAAAGGTACAAGTTCTCGGTTTTCAACAAGCAGCTCCAAAAACTAAGTCGTACAGCTGTTCCCATTGTGGCAGAACCTTTACCACGCTAACAAATTATATTGTGCACCAGCAAATTCACAGAGGtgaaggaagagaagagaggccATTTTGCTGCTCTCAATGTGGGAAACGCTTCTACAGAGAAGACAGTCTGAAAAAACACCACCAGATTCACACTGGAGGGAGATCACACCAATGCTCTCAATGTGGGAAGTCATTTAGAACAAAGTCAGTTCTGCTGAGCCATCAGAATATACATGAAAGGCAAAAACTAGACCATCACCTCACGCATGGTGGGGGATTTGCCTCAGAAAGCTATTCTGATCAGCATATCCATATGCAGTCCAGTGAGAGATTACACAATTGCTCCTGGTGCAGGGAAATGTTTCCCACAGAATATTTTCTCAAAAGACACAAGCAATCACACTGCAAGAAAAGATCTCTTTGGTATTTTAAACAAAcgcagacaaaaaaatattgttgttccAACTGTGGTAAGGTATTTACAACATTAACTAATTTTGTTGTACACCAGCAAatccacagaacacaggggAGAGCGGAGAGACCAGTTTATTTCTCCCAGAGTGGGAAATGTTTCTACAGAGAGAACGGTCTGAAGTCACACCAGCAAACTCTCACTGGAGAAAGTTCCCCTGAAAATGACAGAAGTTTAAAtaccaaaacacattttggcaAACGGACGAATGAGGGATTAAGATCATACCATTGTTCATACTGTGAGAAGACTTTTACAACCAGCTCAGTTCTAAAACAACACCAGCAAATTCACATCAGGGAAGGAACCGGATGTGATGAACATCTTCAAAATGCCACTAGAGAAACCTCCTTAGGTGATAGCTGCTTAGCAAATGATAATTCTGCATCAacaaaaaactcaggaggaggGAAGATAGTATTGGGTGagaatggaaagagagagagacagaacaccATCCATTTTGAAACTCTACCTAAATTTGGAGTGGATGACTGCAGCATTGAGCACAGGGTTCATTTAGAGCGTTTCAGTGACTTGCAGAATACAGAAACCCGTGATGACACGTCAGAGAGACCTCATATTGGATTTGATGTCATACCTCTGTTTTATCCTGAGGTCTGCCATACAGTGGAAAGCACCAGATCCACCTCAGCGGTTAAAACTGGAGCTGTCGGGGCTGGAGAAGTGTTGAAT ATACACAACACAGGGAACAGTTTTGAAAGTAGGGAGAGGCCGAGGAACTCTGTGGAAATAACTTCTGTCCCAAGCAATGAAGAAACATTGGAATGTGATTTGAAACCAGAAGTAAAACATTGTAAATGGAGAACAGTATCGGTGAATGAAATGAAGCAGGAGAACAATGAATACGTGCAACTGAAAGACAGTCATGTAGCGGAGGATCGCCAGTCACTACAAGACACACAGgaggaaatgaaaaaggaagAGGGCGAGGACAAACAAGGCTTTGCTGTCAAAACAGAATTTTCTGCCCCAGAATTAAATGAGAATATTGTGTATTTTAACCAACACACCCAGAACCATTCTTATGGAACCAGTCATATGGAGAACTTCACCACACAAGGTGTTACATTCCATCAGAAAAATCAAACAGAAGAAACGTACCCTTGTTTTCCATGGGCAAACAACATAGAGAAGGACCTGGAAGCACACCTGCAAAGTTCTACAGGGAGAAAAAGCTCTTTTCAACAAATCCCTTCCGGAAACAAAATGTACTGTTGTTCCCACTGCGGGAAGAGGTTTAATACATCAGTGAAATACGTTGTTCATCTGCAGATTCATAGACGAGACGGGAAAGAAGAAAGGCCATTCAGCTGTccccagtgtgggaagagtttcTACAGAGAGGAGGGTCTGAAAACACACCAGCAGAGTCACACAGGAGAACGAGCAGGTGGAGGTCCTCAGACCGGGAGGCTTGCTGGAACATCAGGTCTGACCGGCCACCAGCAGAATGACTCAGCTGAGAAACTGCAACGCTGCCCCCAGGGTTACCAAAGCTTTACCTGTCAGAGGCCATTTTGGGCGCACCAACAACTTCACGCTGACAAAAGCTTTAACTCGTACTGTGGGGAGATGTTAACTGACTCTGGTCTGAAACAACGGCAGGAAATGAACACTGGTGTGACGAATGGCTTCATCCCCAGTGCCTCAAATGGACAGCCCTTAGGAGAGATGCTCACAGGACACACCCTGAATGGCTCTACTCTTAGACCTAGAGCCTCAGAGTATCCTGTGTGTACAGAGTCCTTTTCAGgtgccacaaatgcaaacgTGCAGATG ATTCGCAACACAAAGAGTATGTTTGAGAGTGAAGAGAAACCTATAAGATCTGTAAAAATGCCACCACAAGAATGTATCTGGGCACCAAAGATGGAACACCATTGTGACTGGGAATTAGAATCAAAGGATCAAATGAAAGAGGAGGATAATGGACACATTCCTATTGCTGATTGTATGGAAGATATCCCCCTActgaaaataattactttggATGAAGTGAAAATGGAGGATGGGGGTGAAAgtttaattcttcagtcatctaCAGACTTAAATAGCACCCCTAATTATGTCAATCTCAGAACTCCGACAGTGGACAGATATAATGGCTCCTTCCCCTGTGCCACAACTTCAACTGCAGAAAGCGTAGCTCCACATAGGCCAGTGTACACGATGCTCCAACacttgcattgtgggaaaagctTAATTGCAGAGGATAACCTCAGAATACACCAGCAAACTCACATGAGCGAGAGCTGCCAGTTTCAGCAAATCCCTTCAGTTGATAAGTCATATTCATGTGCACGCTGTGGGAAGAGCTTCGCGActttaacaaattattttgtgcaCCTGCAAattcacagaggagagagaccaTTTAGTTGCTCCCAATGTGGTAAAAGCTATTACAAGGAGGAGAGTCTGAAAACACACCAGCAAAATCACATTGGAGGGAAACACTGA